One part of the Arthrobacter tumbae genome encodes these proteins:
- a CDS encoding bifunctional nuclease family protein, translating into MIEMDVVGVRIELPSNQPLVLLKEAAGTRHIPIWIGAPEASAIAFVQQGIIPPRPMTHDLLVSIVAALNHTVTEVRIVRVEDTVFHAEVVFTDGITVSSRASDAIAIALRVPCPIYCAPQVMEDTGVEIAEADDDDAEAASPEGQANAERELKQFREFLADVEPEDFEK; encoded by the coding sequence ATGATCGAGATGGATGTTGTGGGCGTTCGCATCGAGCTACCGTCCAATCAGCCCCTGGTCCTGCTCAAGGAAGCGGCAGGCACCCGCCACATCCCCATTTGGATCGGGGCGCCGGAGGCCAGTGCAATCGCCTTCGTCCAGCAGGGCATCATCCCGCCGCGTCCCATGACCCACGACCTCCTGGTCAGCATCGTCGCCGCCCTCAATCACACGGTCACCGAGGTTCGGATAGTTCGGGTGGAGGACACGGTTTTCCACGCTGAGGTGGTGTTCACGGACGGCATTACAGTGAGTTCCCGCGCCTCGGACGCCATCGCTATCGCACTGCGCGTACCGTGCCCCATCTACTGCGCTCCACAGGTCATGGAGGACACCGGGGTGGAGATTGCAGAAGCAGATGACGACGACGCCGAGGCCGCCTCCCCGGAAGGTCAGGCTAACGCTGAGCGTGAGTTGAAGCAGTTCCGCGAGTTCCTGGCCGACGTCGAGCCTGAAGACTTTGAGAAGTAA
- a CDS encoding MerR family transcriptional regulator, with amino-acid sequence MSPKGDAGTGANAAATGTAIPASAQGLLFTEDLPVLDEDAGYRGPTACKAAGITYRQLDYWARTGLVEPAVRGAKGSGSQRLYGFRDILVLKVVKRLLDTGVSLQQIRSAVEHLRERGVEDLAQITLMSDGASVYECTSADEVIDLVQGGQGVFGIAVGRVWREVEGSLAALPSEHASDRNFPDDELSKRREARKIS; translated from the coding sequence GTGAGTCCGAAAGGCGACGCCGGTACGGGTGCCAACGCGGCCGCTACAGGTACTGCGATACCTGCCAGCGCACAGGGCCTACTCTTCACCGAAGACCTTCCTGTGCTTGATGAGGACGCGGGTTACCGCGGACCTACAGCCTGCAAAGCCGCAGGCATCACCTACCGCCAACTCGATTACTGGGCACGCACCGGACTTGTTGAACCGGCCGTTCGGGGCGCCAAGGGCTCCGGGTCCCAGCGTCTCTACGGTTTCCGCGACATCCTCGTGCTCAAGGTCGTCAAACGCCTGCTGGACACTGGCGTCTCGCTGCAGCAGATTCGCAGCGCCGTTGAGCACCTGCGGGAGCGCGGAGTCGAAGATCTTGCGCAGATCACTTTGATGAGTGACGGCGCCAGCGTGTATGAATGCACGTCTGCTGACGAGGTGATTGACCTTGTCCAGGGCGGGCAGGGAGTCTTCGGCATCGCCGTCGGGCGTGTATGGAGGGAAGTGGAAGGCAGCCTCGCAGCGCTACCCAGCGAGCACGCCTCCGATCGGAATTTCCCGGATGACGAATTGAGCAAGCGACGGGAAGCCCGCAAGATCAGCTGA
- a CDS encoding FHA domain-containing protein — MVGENNAAAQDASGSHVPSPETTTIGLPPQTSASVEPRLTHEELAAVAALPAGSALLIAHTGPNAGARFLLDEDVTTVGRHPNADIFLDDVTVSRKHAEFHRESGGFRVVDSRSLNGTYVNNDRVDTVVLRNGHEVQIGKFRLTFYAAGSVSQPQGQV; from the coding sequence ATGGTAGGCGAGAACAACGCAGCCGCGCAGGACGCTTCGGGATCGCATGTGCCTTCGCCTGAAACCACCACCATCGGACTGCCGCCGCAGACCTCCGCGTCCGTGGAGCCGCGGCTGACCCACGAGGAACTCGCGGCCGTTGCAGCACTCCCGGCCGGATCAGCGCTGTTGATCGCACATACCGGGCCAAATGCCGGTGCGCGTTTCCTGCTGGATGAAGACGTCACCACAGTTGGGCGCCACCCCAACGCCGACATCTTCCTGGATGACGTAACGGTTTCCCGCAAGCATGCTGAATTCCACCGTGAATCCGGGGGCTTCCGGGTTGTCGACTCCCGCAGCCTCAACGGCACCTATGTCAACAATGACCGCGTGGACACCGTTGTGCTGCGCAATGGTCACGAAGTGCAAATCGGCAAGTTCCGTCTCACCTTCTATGCTGCCGGGAGCGTGTCGCAGCCGCAGGGTCAGGTCTAG
- a CDS encoding ParA family protein, producing the protein MQVVSISSLKGGVGKTSVTLGLASAAMSAGIPTLVVDLDPHADATTGLGVQANDQIDIGRLLKNARRGDLAANVVPSGWVNNAVKRGSSTTAPVLDVAIGSAYSGIYDRPDLGKRDLRRLSMLLERVEGYRLVLIDCPPSLNGLTRMAWTASNRVLLVAEPGLFSVAGTERTMRAIELFKNEFAPNLAPAGIVANRVRTGSNEHTFRLNEMKQMFGDLLLSPTIAEQANWQQIQGAAHAVHHWPGESAKQAAGYFDDLLRALLDSGRMRNRVARR; encoded by the coding sequence GTGCAAGTAGTGAGCATCAGCAGCCTCAAAGGTGGGGTCGGCAAGACCTCGGTCACCCTGGGACTGGCATCCGCGGCGATGTCCGCCGGGATTCCCACACTTGTTGTTGATCTCGATCCGCATGCGGACGCCACCACAGGACTGGGTGTGCAGGCCAATGACCAGATTGATATCGGCCGCCTGCTGAAAAATGCACGGCGGGGAGATCTCGCGGCGAATGTGGTACCAAGCGGCTGGGTGAATAACGCGGTGAAGCGCGGCTCCAGCACGACGGCTCCCGTCCTCGATGTCGCGATCGGTTCTGCATATTCCGGCATCTACGACCGCCCCGACCTCGGCAAGCGTGACCTGCGCCGGTTGTCGATGCTGCTGGAACGGGTTGAGGGTTACCGCCTTGTCCTGATTGACTGCCCACCGTCACTGAACGGACTGACGCGCATGGCCTGGACCGCGAGCAACCGGGTTCTGCTTGTTGCCGAGCCCGGTCTGTTCTCGGTCGCCGGCACTGAACGGACCATGCGCGCGATCGAACTTTTCAAGAACGAGTTTGCGCCGAACCTCGCACCCGCAGGGATTGTGGCCAACCGGGTGCGCACCGGTTCCAATGAGCACACGTTCCGGTTGAACGAGATGAAGCAGATGTTCGGTGACCTGCTGCTCAGCCCCACCATTGCAGAGCAGGCGAACTGGCAGCAGATTCAGGGCGCTGCGCATGCGGTGCACCACTGGCCGGGTGAATCGGCCAAGCAGGCCGCCGGATACTTTGATGATTTGCTGCGCGCCCTGCTCGATTCCGGCCGTATGCGCAATCGGGTGGCGCGCCGCTAA
- the gcvH gene encoding glycine cleavage system protein GcvH, whose product MSNIPEDLYYTAEHEWVTAPDNDGVVRVGITDFAQDALGDVVYVQMPEAGSKVGSSDVIGEVESTKSVSDIYAPLTGEVVNRNEALDGDPALINTDPYGDGWLLEIKVEDNSVVKELLSSSEYSQQVG is encoded by the coding sequence ATGAGCAACATTCCCGAAGACCTTTACTACACCGCCGAACACGAGTGGGTTACAGCCCCCGACAACGATGGCGTTGTCCGTGTAGGCATCACCGACTTCGCCCAGGATGCGCTCGGCGACGTCGTCTATGTTCAGATGCCGGAGGCCGGCTCGAAAGTGGGCTCGTCCGACGTCATCGGTGAAGTCGAATCCACCAAGAGCGTCAGCGACATCTACGCGCCGCTCACGGGCGAGGTCGTCAACCGCAACGAAGCGCTCGACGGCGATCCTGCCCTGATCAACACCGATCCGTACGGCGATGGCTGGCTGCTTGAGATCAAGGTTGAGGACAACTCAGTGGTCAAGGAGCTTCTCAGTTCGTCGGAATACTCACAGCAGGTAGGCTAG
- the ftsR gene encoding transcriptional regulator FtsR, producing MPSSQPSRRPVGVAPERVSGNVLNIGEVLTELAGDFPQISASKIRFLEEKGLITPQRTRAGYRKYTPVDVERLRFVLALQRDQYLPLKVIKDYLDAVDRGERPDNLPGGLTLAPRMVSEQLARELGSHARRLTRETLAAEAGARPELVRDLMAFGLIAEVEGRFDEHALKITRACVQLESHGIEPRHLRPFRAAADRELGLVERVVAPVASRRDVASKARAAETAREISELCLNLHSALVQGQIARMEN from the coding sequence ATGCCCTCCTCCCAGCCGTCCCGGCGACCCGTGGGTGTAGCCCCGGAGCGCGTCAGCGGGAACGTACTGAATATCGGGGAGGTCCTCACCGAGCTGGCCGGGGACTTCCCGCAGATCAGCGCATCCAAGATCCGGTTCCTTGAGGAAAAAGGGCTGATCACCCCCCAGCGCACCCGGGCGGGCTACCGGAAATACACGCCTGTCGACGTCGAGCGCCTGCGTTTTGTCCTGGCCCTCCAACGCGATCAGTACCTGCCGCTCAAGGTCATCAAGGACTACCTCGACGCAGTGGACCGGGGAGAACGTCCCGACAACCTGCCCGGCGGCCTCACCCTCGCGCCGCGGATGGTGTCGGAGCAGCTCGCCCGCGAGCTCGGATCACACGCCCGGCGTCTTACGCGGGAAACCCTCGCCGCGGAGGCCGGCGCACGCCCCGAACTGGTTCGGGACCTCATGGCGTTCGGCCTCATCGCCGAGGTTGAGGGCCGCTTCGATGAACACGCACTGAAGATCACCCGTGCTTGTGTGCAGCTGGAGTCACACGGGATCGAACCACGCCACCTTCGTCCCTTTCGTGCAGCAGCAGACCGTGAACTGGGTCTTGTTGAGCGCGTCGTCGCCCCGGTCGCCTCCCGCCGTGACGTCGCTTCCAAGGCCAGGGCGGCAGAAACAGCTCGTGAGATCAGCGAGCTTTGCCTCAACCTCCATAGCGCCCTCGTCCAGGGCCAGATTGCACGGATGGAAAACTAG